A stretch of Brassica rapa cultivar Chiifu-401-42 chromosome A08, CAAS_Brap_v3.01, whole genome shotgun sequence DNA encodes these proteins:
- the LOC103833663 gene encoding uncharacterized protein LOC103833663 isoform X1, with protein sequence MKGRSHHEDWVDGSWTVDCVCGVNFDDGEEMVNCDDCGVWVHTRCSRYVKGEELFTCDKCKRKKNVDDEDIEETEVAQLLVELPTKTLRMESSCTRNVPVKRPFRLWTEIPTEEKVHVQGIPGGDPAFFGGLSSVFSRELWKCTGYVPKKFNFKYREFPCWDEDECQEENGAGVLFSMSKESLIAAPASALVAMRSVDDKGTTKDLDSGEAEMKHSQSAVDKDKRLLRPLITSKRRKELFGASKERMKKKVEVADKEEDDDKKAVRPASGFNPSETEGLSRDCGTAKNDKSKKAAFEESIDGGLGEGESGNTEIGVECSKEQNLSDVHANGAGKQEEKAGHHFRIVLKSSATEDPSVPARKDVTHNEADKAEERQGTIDDTPGDNAVDSPESSQKPSSASTREAEEKNCDAVSGKISSRKNQVQKEIGETGAGGAVGQQTLEYNKTTQSSSLPPPDEQKPHPVDMISERTTDLKREVLVSEAEKNSLETKPGSGALEEPSKPCRPVPHTFSVYSRPKMVVSIGKSSSSSATEKSPKPSSTSRNSIPPSKQQPSDGDENANTNDEDCVSSDAIRERDGDDEKSLKEHTKSMQQSRASVSKTRDSSSSLKASSVARLNGGSSEASGKHSLSGTFQKHDPMQSITDEEVRERCCYPFAFFSYLSSSLGFDICFINDQLALRLHHQLNSSPRVPRVPRMRQPGSLPLSPTATSFKRTCSSGSKDHTTFSRRKNKDASKEGLRKSRDDDRCSTRSTKSRRPPDWRTTHQDSGSRGGEEKENRKTSYSSRRVLVQPNSTTSSSSGASSSNEHNKPSPHSSPRNNGTPVHQTLPGLINEIMSKGKRMTYEELCNAVLPHWPHLRKHNGERYAYSSHSQAVLDCLRNRHEWARLVDRGPKTNSGKKKRKLDAAEDEESDENESSKGGKKQLHHSQGEDFPKGKRKARKRRRLSLQGKGIKALLKKRNEQVSEEDEEGASSSDTSEESVFCEEEEAPTASARQVSASSSEEAESTS encoded by the exons ATGAAAGGAAGGTCACACCACGAGGATTGGGTCGATGGATCTTGGACTGTGGATTGCGTCTGCGGTGTGAATTTCGATGATGGAGAAGAGATGGTCAACTGCGATGATTGCGGGGTTTGGGTTCATACTCGCTGCTCTCGTTACGTCAAAGGAGAGGAGCTTTTCACTTGCGACAAGTGTAAGAGAAAGAAGAACGTTGATGATGAAGATATCGAAGAGACCGAGGTTGCTCAGTTGTTGGTTGAGCTGCCCACCAAGACCTTGAGGATGGAGAGCTCGTGTACTCGGAATGTGCCTGTTAAGCGTCCTTTTAGGTTATGGACTGAGATCCCGACGGAAGAGAAGGTTCATGTGCAAGGGATCCCGGGTGGTGATCCGGCCTTCTTTGGAGGTTTGTCGTCGGTTTTCTCACGGGAGCTGTGGAAGTGTACTGGTTATGTGCCTAAGAAGTTTAACTTCAAGTATAGAGAGTTTCCATGCTGGGATGAGGATGAGTGTCAGGAAGAAAACGGCGCTGGGGTGTTGTTTTCTATGTCGAAGGAGAGTTTGATCGCTGCTCCTGCGAGTGCTTTGGTTGCAATGAGGAGTGTTGATGATAAAGGAACCACAAAAGACCTGGACTCTGGGGAAGCTGAGATGAAACATTCTCAGAGTGCTGTGGACAAGGATAAGAGGTTGCTTCGTCCCTTGATAACGAGTAAGCGAAGAAAAGAACTGTTTGGAGCTTCTAAAGAgcggatgaagaagaaggtcGAAGTTGCTGACAAAGAAGAGGATGATGATAAGAAAG CAGTTCGACCAGCAAGTGGTTTTAACCCATCAGAAACAGAAGGTTTAAGTAGAGACTGTGGGACCGCAAAGAATGATAAGTCAAAGAAAGCTGCGTTTGAAGAATCTATTGATGGTGGGCTTGGCGAGGGTGAATCTGGTAATACAGAAATTGGTGTTGAATGCTCCAAAGAACAGAATCTTTCTGACGTTCATGCTAATGGTGCTGGAAAACAGGAAGAGAAAGCTGGCCATCATTTCCGAATTGTGCTCAAGAGCTCGGCTACTGAAGATCCTTCCGTCCCAGCAAGAAAAGATGTTACACACAATGAAGCTGATAAGGCAGAGGAG AGGCAAGGTACAATAGATGATACGCCAGGAGATAATGCAGTTGATTCGCCTGAAAGTTCCCAGAAGCCTTCTTCTGCTTCTACACGAGAAGCTGAAGAGAAAAATTGTGATGCTGTCAGTGGTAAAATCAGTTCAAGGAAGAACCAAGTCCAAAAAGAAATTGGGGAGACTGGTGCTGGTGGAGCTGTAGGGCAGCAGACTCTGGAGTATAACAAAACGACACAGAGCAGTTCACTTCCTCCTCCTGATGAGCAGAAACCGCACCCTGTTGATATGATATCAGAAAGAACTACTGACTTAAAACGAGAGGTGTTGGTTTCGGAAGCAGAGAAAAATAGTCTGGAAACAAAGCCCGGATCTGGTGCACTTGAAGAGCCATCAAAGCCATGCAGACCTGTTCCGCACACGTTTTCAGTATATAGCAGGCCTAAGATGGTAGTCAGCATTGGGAAATCATCGTCTAGTTCAGCCACGGAAAAGTCACCTAAGCCCTCCTCTACTTCCAGGAACTCTATACCTCCCTCCAAGCAACAACCAAGTGACGGTGATGAAAACGCTAATACTAATGATGAGGACTGTGTTTCCAGTGATGCGATCCGAGAGAGAGATGGGGATGATGAGAAATCTCTGAAAGAACATACTAAATCGATGCAGCAGAGCCGCGCTTCAGTTTCCAAGACAAGAGACTCTTCCTCTTCCCTAAAGGCATCTTCAGTAGCTCGGCTTAATGGTGGCTCTTCTGAGGCTTCTGGTAAACATTCGCTTTCAGGGACCTTCCAGAAACACGACCCTATGCAGTCTATAACCGATGAAGAGGTACGTGAGAGATGTTGTTATCCATTCGCTTTTTTTTCCTATCTTTCATCTTCCCTCGGTTTTGACATTTGTTTCATTAATGACCAGCTTGCGTTAAGACTGCACCATCAACTCAACAGTTCTCCACGAGTTCCTCGTGTCCCACGCATGAGACAGCCCGGTAGCTTACCCCTGTCTCCCACCGCTACTAGTTTTAAGCGCACCTGTAGTTCCGGTAGCAAGGATCACACAACG TTTTCCAGAAGGAAAAACAAGGACGCATCCAAAGAAGGGTTACGAAAATCTCGTGACGATGATAGATGTAGCACGAGGAGTACCAAATCGCGGCGCCCTCCTGATTGGAGAACAACACATCAAGACAGTGGAAGCAGAGGAGGGGAAGAAAAGGAAAACCGAAAAACATCCTACTCTTCCCGGAGGGTACTTGTCCAGCCAAACTCGACTACAAGCTCAAGCAGCGGAGCGTCTTCATCCAACGAGCATAATAAGCCTTCTCCACACAGTTCCCCCAGGAATAATGGTACTCCTGTTCATCAAACTTTGCCTGGCTTAATCAATGAGATTATGAGTAAAGGCAAGAGGATGACATATGAAGAGCTCTGTAACGCAGTCTTGCCG CACTGGCCTCACTTGAGAAAACACAATGGAGAGCGATATGCATATTCAAGCCATTCACAAGCTGTTCTTGATTGCCTGAGGAACAGGCATGAATGGGCTCGTCTGGTTGATCGTGGCCCCAAG ACTAACTCAGGGAAAAAGAAACGGAAGCTTGATGCAGCAGAGGACGAGGAGTCAGATGAGAACGAAAGCAGCAAGGGAGGAAAGAAGCAGCTGCATCACTCTCAAGGAGAAGACTTTCCTAAAGGGAAAAGGAAAGCAAGAAAACGAAGAAGGCTCTCTCTTCAGGGCAAGGGCATAAAAGCGTTACTAAAGAAGCGAAATGAACAAGTGAGCGAAGAAGACGAGGAAGGTGCGTCGTCGTCGGATACAAGTGAAGAGAGTGTATTCTGCGAAGAAGAAGAGGCCCCCACTGCTAGTGCTAGACAAGTCTCTGCTAGTAGCTCCGAGGAAGCTGAATCCACTTCATGA
- the LOC103833663 gene encoding uncharacterized protein LOC103833663 isoform X2 encodes MKGRSHHEDWVDGSWTVDCVCGVNFDDGEEMVNCDDCGVWVHTRCSRYVKGEELFTCDKCKRKKNVDDEDIEETEVAQLLVELPTKTLRMESSCTRNVPVKRPFRLWTEIPTEEKVHVQGIPGGDPAFFGGLSSVFSRELWKCTGYVPKKFNFKYREFPCWDEDECQEENGAGVLFSMSKESLIAAPASALVAMRSVDDKGTTKDLDSGEAEMKHSQSAVDKDKRLLRPLITSKRRKELFGASKERMKKKVEVADKEEDDDKKVRPASGFNPSETEGLSRDCGTAKNDKSKKAAFEESIDGGLGEGESGNTEIGVECSKEQNLSDVHANGAGKQEEKAGHHFRIVLKSSATEDPSVPARKDVTHNEADKAEERQGTIDDTPGDNAVDSPESSQKPSSASTREAEEKNCDAVSGKISSRKNQVQKEIGETGAGGAVGQQTLEYNKTTQSSSLPPPDEQKPHPVDMISERTTDLKREVLVSEAEKNSLETKPGSGALEEPSKPCRPVPHTFSVYSRPKMVVSIGKSSSSSATEKSPKPSSTSRNSIPPSKQQPSDGDENANTNDEDCVSSDAIRERDGDDEKSLKEHTKSMQQSRASVSKTRDSSSSLKASSVARLNGGSSEASGKHSLSGTFQKHDPMQSITDEEVRERCCYPFAFFSYLSSSLGFDICFINDQLALRLHHQLNSSPRVPRVPRMRQPGSLPLSPTATSFKRTCSSGSKDHTTFSRRKNKDASKEGLRKSRDDDRCSTRSTKSRRPPDWRTTHQDSGSRGGEEKENRKTSYSSRRVLVQPNSTTSSSSGASSSNEHNKPSPHSSPRNNGTPVHQTLPGLINEIMSKGKRMTYEELCNAVLPHWPHLRKHNGERYAYSSHSQAVLDCLRNRHEWARLVDRGPKTNSGKKKRKLDAAEDEESDENESSKGGKKQLHHSQGEDFPKGKRKARKRRRLSLQGKGIKALLKKRNEQVSEEDEEGASSSDTSEESVFCEEEEAPTASARQVSASSSEEAESTS; translated from the exons ATGAAAGGAAGGTCACACCACGAGGATTGGGTCGATGGATCTTGGACTGTGGATTGCGTCTGCGGTGTGAATTTCGATGATGGAGAAGAGATGGTCAACTGCGATGATTGCGGGGTTTGGGTTCATACTCGCTGCTCTCGTTACGTCAAAGGAGAGGAGCTTTTCACTTGCGACAAGTGTAAGAGAAAGAAGAACGTTGATGATGAAGATATCGAAGAGACCGAGGTTGCTCAGTTGTTGGTTGAGCTGCCCACCAAGACCTTGAGGATGGAGAGCTCGTGTACTCGGAATGTGCCTGTTAAGCGTCCTTTTAGGTTATGGACTGAGATCCCGACGGAAGAGAAGGTTCATGTGCAAGGGATCCCGGGTGGTGATCCGGCCTTCTTTGGAGGTTTGTCGTCGGTTTTCTCACGGGAGCTGTGGAAGTGTACTGGTTATGTGCCTAAGAAGTTTAACTTCAAGTATAGAGAGTTTCCATGCTGGGATGAGGATGAGTGTCAGGAAGAAAACGGCGCTGGGGTGTTGTTTTCTATGTCGAAGGAGAGTTTGATCGCTGCTCCTGCGAGTGCTTTGGTTGCAATGAGGAGTGTTGATGATAAAGGAACCACAAAAGACCTGGACTCTGGGGAAGCTGAGATGAAACATTCTCAGAGTGCTGTGGACAAGGATAAGAGGTTGCTTCGTCCCTTGATAACGAGTAAGCGAAGAAAAGAACTGTTTGGAGCTTCTAAAGAgcggatgaagaagaaggtcGAAGTTGCTGACAAAGAAGAGGATGATGATAAGAAAG TTCGACCAGCAAGTGGTTTTAACCCATCAGAAACAGAAGGTTTAAGTAGAGACTGTGGGACCGCAAAGAATGATAAGTCAAAGAAAGCTGCGTTTGAAGAATCTATTGATGGTGGGCTTGGCGAGGGTGAATCTGGTAATACAGAAATTGGTGTTGAATGCTCCAAAGAACAGAATCTTTCTGACGTTCATGCTAATGGTGCTGGAAAACAGGAAGAGAAAGCTGGCCATCATTTCCGAATTGTGCTCAAGAGCTCGGCTACTGAAGATCCTTCCGTCCCAGCAAGAAAAGATGTTACACACAATGAAGCTGATAAGGCAGAGGAG AGGCAAGGTACAATAGATGATACGCCAGGAGATAATGCAGTTGATTCGCCTGAAAGTTCCCAGAAGCCTTCTTCTGCTTCTACACGAGAAGCTGAAGAGAAAAATTGTGATGCTGTCAGTGGTAAAATCAGTTCAAGGAAGAACCAAGTCCAAAAAGAAATTGGGGAGACTGGTGCTGGTGGAGCTGTAGGGCAGCAGACTCTGGAGTATAACAAAACGACACAGAGCAGTTCACTTCCTCCTCCTGATGAGCAGAAACCGCACCCTGTTGATATGATATCAGAAAGAACTACTGACTTAAAACGAGAGGTGTTGGTTTCGGAAGCAGAGAAAAATAGTCTGGAAACAAAGCCCGGATCTGGTGCACTTGAAGAGCCATCAAAGCCATGCAGACCTGTTCCGCACACGTTTTCAGTATATAGCAGGCCTAAGATGGTAGTCAGCATTGGGAAATCATCGTCTAGTTCAGCCACGGAAAAGTCACCTAAGCCCTCCTCTACTTCCAGGAACTCTATACCTCCCTCCAAGCAACAACCAAGTGACGGTGATGAAAACGCTAATACTAATGATGAGGACTGTGTTTCCAGTGATGCGATCCGAGAGAGAGATGGGGATGATGAGAAATCTCTGAAAGAACATACTAAATCGATGCAGCAGAGCCGCGCTTCAGTTTCCAAGACAAGAGACTCTTCCTCTTCCCTAAAGGCATCTTCAGTAGCTCGGCTTAATGGTGGCTCTTCTGAGGCTTCTGGTAAACATTCGCTTTCAGGGACCTTCCAGAAACACGACCCTATGCAGTCTATAACCGATGAAGAGGTACGTGAGAGATGTTGTTATCCATTCGCTTTTTTTTCCTATCTTTCATCTTCCCTCGGTTTTGACATTTGTTTCATTAATGACCAGCTTGCGTTAAGACTGCACCATCAACTCAACAGTTCTCCACGAGTTCCTCGTGTCCCACGCATGAGACAGCCCGGTAGCTTACCCCTGTCTCCCACCGCTACTAGTTTTAAGCGCACCTGTAGTTCCGGTAGCAAGGATCACACAACG TTTTCCAGAAGGAAAAACAAGGACGCATCCAAAGAAGGGTTACGAAAATCTCGTGACGATGATAGATGTAGCACGAGGAGTACCAAATCGCGGCGCCCTCCTGATTGGAGAACAACACATCAAGACAGTGGAAGCAGAGGAGGGGAAGAAAAGGAAAACCGAAAAACATCCTACTCTTCCCGGAGGGTACTTGTCCAGCCAAACTCGACTACAAGCTCAAGCAGCGGAGCGTCTTCATCCAACGAGCATAATAAGCCTTCTCCACACAGTTCCCCCAGGAATAATGGTACTCCTGTTCATCAAACTTTGCCTGGCTTAATCAATGAGATTATGAGTAAAGGCAAGAGGATGACATATGAAGAGCTCTGTAACGCAGTCTTGCCG CACTGGCCTCACTTGAGAAAACACAATGGAGAGCGATATGCATATTCAAGCCATTCACAAGCTGTTCTTGATTGCCTGAGGAACAGGCATGAATGGGCTCGTCTGGTTGATCGTGGCCCCAAG ACTAACTCAGGGAAAAAGAAACGGAAGCTTGATGCAGCAGAGGACGAGGAGTCAGATGAGAACGAAAGCAGCAAGGGAGGAAAGAAGCAGCTGCATCACTCTCAAGGAGAAGACTTTCCTAAAGGGAAAAGGAAAGCAAGAAAACGAAGAAGGCTCTCTCTTCAGGGCAAGGGCATAAAAGCGTTACTAAAGAAGCGAAATGAACAAGTGAGCGAAGAAGACGAGGAAGGTGCGTCGTCGTCGGATACAAGTGAAGAGAGTGTATTCTGCGAAGAAGAAGAGGCCCCCACTGCTAGTGCTAGACAAGTCTCTGCTAGTAGCTCCGAGGAAGCTGAATCCACTTCATGA
- the LOC103833663 gene encoding uncharacterized protein LOC103833663 isoform X3, with translation MKGRSHHEDWVDGSWTVDCVCGVNFDDGEEMVNCDDCGVWVHTRCSRYVKGEELFTCDKCKRKKNVDDEDIEETEVAQLLVELPTKTLRMESSCTRNVPVKRPFRLWTEIPTEEKVHVQGIPGGDPAFFGGLSSVFSRELWKCTGYVPKKFNFKYREFPCWDEDECQEENGAGVLFSMSKESLIAAPASALVAMRSVDDKGTTKDLDSGEAEMKHSQSAVDKDKRLLRPLITSKRRKELFGASKERMKKKVEVADKEEDDDKKAVRPASGFNPSETEGLSRDCGTAKNDKSKKAAFEESIDGGLGEGESGNTEIGVECSKEQNLSDVHANGAGKQEEKAGHHFRIVLKSSATEDPSVPARKDVTHNEADKAEERQGTIDDTPGDNAVDSPESSQKPSSASTREAEEKNCDAVSGKISSRKNQVQKEIGETGAGGAVGQQTLEYNKTTQSSSLPPPDEQKPHPVDMISERTTDLKREVLVSEAEKNSLETKPGSGALEEPSKPCRPVPHTFSVYSRPKMVVSIGKSSSSSATEKSPKPSSTSRNSIPPSKQQPSDGDENANTNDEDCVSSDAIRERDGDDEKSLKEHTKSMQQSRASVSKTRDSSSSLKASSVARLNGGSSEASGKHSLSGTFQKHDPMQSITDEELALRLHHQLNSSPRVPRVPRMRQPGSLPLSPTATSFKRTCSSGSKDHTTFSRRKNKDASKEGLRKSRDDDRCSTRSTKSRRPPDWRTTHQDSGSRGGEEKENRKTSYSSRRVLVQPNSTTSSSSGASSSNEHNKPSPHSSPRNNGTPVHQTLPGLINEIMSKGKRMTYEELCNAVLPHWPHLRKHNGERYAYSSHSQAVLDCLRNRHEWARLVDRGPKTNSGKKKRKLDAAEDEESDENESSKGGKKQLHHSQGEDFPKGKRKARKRRRLSLQGKGIKALLKKRNEQVSEEDEEGASSSDTSEESVFCEEEEAPTASARQVSASSSEEAESTS, from the exons ATGAAAGGAAGGTCACACCACGAGGATTGGGTCGATGGATCTTGGACTGTGGATTGCGTCTGCGGTGTGAATTTCGATGATGGAGAAGAGATGGTCAACTGCGATGATTGCGGGGTTTGGGTTCATACTCGCTGCTCTCGTTACGTCAAAGGAGAGGAGCTTTTCACTTGCGACAAGTGTAAGAGAAAGAAGAACGTTGATGATGAAGATATCGAAGAGACCGAGGTTGCTCAGTTGTTGGTTGAGCTGCCCACCAAGACCTTGAGGATGGAGAGCTCGTGTACTCGGAATGTGCCTGTTAAGCGTCCTTTTAGGTTATGGACTGAGATCCCGACGGAAGAGAAGGTTCATGTGCAAGGGATCCCGGGTGGTGATCCGGCCTTCTTTGGAGGTTTGTCGTCGGTTTTCTCACGGGAGCTGTGGAAGTGTACTGGTTATGTGCCTAAGAAGTTTAACTTCAAGTATAGAGAGTTTCCATGCTGGGATGAGGATGAGTGTCAGGAAGAAAACGGCGCTGGGGTGTTGTTTTCTATGTCGAAGGAGAGTTTGATCGCTGCTCCTGCGAGTGCTTTGGTTGCAATGAGGAGTGTTGATGATAAAGGAACCACAAAAGACCTGGACTCTGGGGAAGCTGAGATGAAACATTCTCAGAGTGCTGTGGACAAGGATAAGAGGTTGCTTCGTCCCTTGATAACGAGTAAGCGAAGAAAAGAACTGTTTGGAGCTTCTAAAGAgcggatgaagaagaaggtcGAAGTTGCTGACAAAGAAGAGGATGATGATAAGAAAG CAGTTCGACCAGCAAGTGGTTTTAACCCATCAGAAACAGAAGGTTTAAGTAGAGACTGTGGGACCGCAAAGAATGATAAGTCAAAGAAAGCTGCGTTTGAAGAATCTATTGATGGTGGGCTTGGCGAGGGTGAATCTGGTAATACAGAAATTGGTGTTGAATGCTCCAAAGAACAGAATCTTTCTGACGTTCATGCTAATGGTGCTGGAAAACAGGAAGAGAAAGCTGGCCATCATTTCCGAATTGTGCTCAAGAGCTCGGCTACTGAAGATCCTTCCGTCCCAGCAAGAAAAGATGTTACACACAATGAAGCTGATAAGGCAGAGGAG AGGCAAGGTACAATAGATGATACGCCAGGAGATAATGCAGTTGATTCGCCTGAAAGTTCCCAGAAGCCTTCTTCTGCTTCTACACGAGAAGCTGAAGAGAAAAATTGTGATGCTGTCAGTGGTAAAATCAGTTCAAGGAAGAACCAAGTCCAAAAAGAAATTGGGGAGACTGGTGCTGGTGGAGCTGTAGGGCAGCAGACTCTGGAGTATAACAAAACGACACAGAGCAGTTCACTTCCTCCTCCTGATGAGCAGAAACCGCACCCTGTTGATATGATATCAGAAAGAACTACTGACTTAAAACGAGAGGTGTTGGTTTCGGAAGCAGAGAAAAATAGTCTGGAAACAAAGCCCGGATCTGGTGCACTTGAAGAGCCATCAAAGCCATGCAGACCTGTTCCGCACACGTTTTCAGTATATAGCAGGCCTAAGATGGTAGTCAGCATTGGGAAATCATCGTCTAGTTCAGCCACGGAAAAGTCACCTAAGCCCTCCTCTACTTCCAGGAACTCTATACCTCCCTCCAAGCAACAACCAAGTGACGGTGATGAAAACGCTAATACTAATGATGAGGACTGTGTTTCCAGTGATGCGATCCGAGAGAGAGATGGGGATGATGAGAAATCTCTGAAAGAACATACTAAATCGATGCAGCAGAGCCGCGCTTCAGTTTCCAAGACAAGAGACTCTTCCTCTTCCCTAAAGGCATCTTCAGTAGCTCGGCTTAATGGTGGCTCTTCTGAGGCTTCTGGTAAACATTCGCTTTCAGGGACCTTCCAGAAACACGACCCTATGCAGTCTATAACCGATGAAGAG CTTGCGTTAAGACTGCACCATCAACTCAACAGTTCTCCACGAGTTCCTCGTGTCCCACGCATGAGACAGCCCGGTAGCTTACCCCTGTCTCCCACCGCTACTAGTTTTAAGCGCACCTGTAGTTCCGGTAGCAAGGATCACACAACG TTTTCCAGAAGGAAAAACAAGGACGCATCCAAAGAAGGGTTACGAAAATCTCGTGACGATGATAGATGTAGCACGAGGAGTACCAAATCGCGGCGCCCTCCTGATTGGAGAACAACACATCAAGACAGTGGAAGCAGAGGAGGGGAAGAAAAGGAAAACCGAAAAACATCCTACTCTTCCCGGAGGGTACTTGTCCAGCCAAACTCGACTACAAGCTCAAGCAGCGGAGCGTCTTCATCCAACGAGCATAATAAGCCTTCTCCACACAGTTCCCCCAGGAATAATGGTACTCCTGTTCATCAAACTTTGCCTGGCTTAATCAATGAGATTATGAGTAAAGGCAAGAGGATGACATATGAAGAGCTCTGTAACGCAGTCTTGCCG CACTGGCCTCACTTGAGAAAACACAATGGAGAGCGATATGCATATTCAAGCCATTCACAAGCTGTTCTTGATTGCCTGAGGAACAGGCATGAATGGGCTCGTCTGGTTGATCGTGGCCCCAAG ACTAACTCAGGGAAAAAGAAACGGAAGCTTGATGCAGCAGAGGACGAGGAGTCAGATGAGAACGAAAGCAGCAAGGGAGGAAAGAAGCAGCTGCATCACTCTCAAGGAGAAGACTTTCCTAAAGGGAAAAGGAAAGCAAGAAAACGAAGAAGGCTCTCTCTTCAGGGCAAGGGCATAAAAGCGTTACTAAAGAAGCGAAATGAACAAGTGAGCGAAGAAGACGAGGAAGGTGCGTCGTCGTCGGATACAAGTGAAGAGAGTGTATTCTGCGAAGAAGAAGAGGCCCCCACTGCTAGTGCTAGACAAGTCTCTGCTAGTAGCTCCGAGGAAGCTGAATCCACTTCATGA